The stretch of DNA GGTGTGCATCTCCACCATCTTGCGGCACTGTTTGCACTTGACGTAGCAGCACCAGTGGAACTTGCAGCTGCAGCGgtccaccacctccacctcctcggtGTGGAAGCCCCGGCCGCAGCACATGAGCTCACAGCCGTCGATGGCCTTGGACGTCTTGTTGCAGTGCCGCCCCGCCGTGCCCAGAACCCCGTTCTTGGGGTCGTGGTCGCAGAAGTCCGGGCTGGGGTCCAGGTAGACCAGGTCCTCGTCCGTGTGCGGTTTGAACTGGGAGTTTTTGGGCACCAGGACCTTGGTGGTGCCGATCCGCCTCTGCTCCACCTCCGTGGCCCCGTCAAACTTCTCCTTGATCACGTTCCCCACCTTCCGGAAGGGCGGCATGGCCTTCCAGCACGTCTTCACCTCACACGACCCCGACACTCCATGGCACTTACACTCCACACGCATGTTGTTCAGGATGGCCTGGgatagacacgcacacgcacacacacacacatacatacgcacacacacacacacacacacatacgcacacatgcacacgcacacacatacatacgcacacacacacacacacacacatacgcacacacacacacacacacacacacacatacgcacacacacacacacacatacacacacacacacacacatacatacgtacacacacacacacacgcacacgcgcacacgcacatgcacacacacacacgcacacacacatacacacacatacatatgcacacacacacacacgcacacatacacacacacacacaaacacacacgtacatacgcacacacacacacacagacatacatacatacacacacacacacacacatacatacgcacacacacacacacacaaagacatacagAGACACTCAGTTTGGACCTTAAAGATGACTGAAGATATTACTTTCTATTCTAGTGCATGTAGTTATCCAAATGATTTGGACAAAAAGTACAAGTTCATTATGTATAAaggtattttcaaaataaaagtcattATTCACAATGGTATTAGGCCTCCagacttacactcagtgagcactttactaggtatttattagtcttattttttagactgattttagtcttctgctgctgtagaggTCTGAGGCGCTGGCCTACCTTCCTCCCCGCCTCGTTGTTGTGGAGGTTCATCAGAGCCCGGCTGGAGGACAGCCCTTTGCTCCTCTCCCTCACGTCCACGAAGGACTGGGAGAACGCCACGCCATACGCGATGTTATCAGAGCAGCCCGACCACTGGAACCCTGCAGGAGAGGGGAACATCCACGGGTCCACTGTCACAGTCATAGCACTTTATCCAGGTGTCTCCCAACACCACCAGAATCACCGTAACCCAACTCCACTGCCATTTATACACTGCAGTTTTCTCAGTTCTGCTTATTATGCTATTGGCCCTTTTGAATTTAACCGGTACCAGCCAACAGCAGAGATCTGCTTAAGGCTTCTTCCCATTACTAACCAGGGAGGCTGAGGCCCAGGTCTCTGTAAAGTTGTTTTGAAACAATgccctttgtaaaaaataaaaagaaaggagctataaataaagtttttcctGGAGTTTTTATTAGCACCAGTCAGTCAGATATTAGATATCTACGCCGTTACTGTCTGGTGTTGGCAGTTATCCTTCTAAGTGGCACATGGTGTTAAGTGAGTATAATAGCTGTGGAAGCTCCAACTGACAGAAACAGTTGCTAAATTGattgactactttttttttttacagtgttgtTAATCTTAACTATTTTAATCTTCTATTTagaattttaaaaacataaatctttacatttatattacttttttgttacagtaaataagacaaaaaaattgccaatgaggtaagacagttttactcatttgaagatttgccaatgaggtaagacaatTCCACTTTTCAAtgaaaaagtaacttaaaaaaaaatctacttgaaataaaagaaatacCATAAGTACTTTTTAAGTCATTATAAGACGGAACCACTTAAGACAGTGAACAGCCAATCCCGTGAGAGCAGCCCTGTTGCCGGGCGGATCTGTACCTACCCTCGGGGCTGACCCCGTACACGTTGCGGTCGCAGCCGCACTTCTCCAGCTCCCCGCTGCTGCAGGCCCGCGTCACGGCGAAGGCCACGCTCGCCGACGAGATGGCGTACACAAAGGCAGCCTCCCTGGTGCCTGGGAACACGAGAGAaccgcacacattcacacctgcgATCCTTCATATGCTACACACTGGACCGTGCTGCCCACTGTCACTTAAAGGCATGCCATGAAGGAGTGTTACCCTTAAAATGCTGTGTATTTTTAGCCTATGCAGTTGTTGGCagtatagcacaataagcacagcgTGAACGTGGGACTTTTTCTCCtaatggcatgcatagctatctCTGACATCATGTGGCTtgagagggtaaataatccctctaaacatgaaaggCAGCTAATTAAGAATAAGtgacagcttgttaaaattctggcaTTGCacttgtggttggaacaaaaacccaaaTACACAGTGGTACCCCAGGACCAACGCTGAAAACCCCTGCCTTAGGGAAAGTGTTAAAAGTGACAGGTTTTCTCTCGAGTGAACGATAATTACAAGGCTGtgtcataaatgttttatacatccaacaattgtttgttttttaaaacctttttaaaattggCATATGTTCATAAATAAGTGAGGGAAAAAAGTGCTTTCTGGGTTTT from Conger conger chromosome 14, fConCon1.1, whole genome shotgun sequence encodes:
- the wnt4 gene encoding protein Wnt-4a, with protein sequence MTSEYLLRTLLMLILALFSANASNWLYLAKLSSVGSISEEETCEKLKGLIQRQVQICKRNVEVMDAVRRGAQLAIDECQFQFRNRRWNCSTLETLPVFGKVVTQGTREAAFVYAISSASVAFAVTRACSSGELEKCGCDRNVYGVSPEGFQWSGCSDNIAYGVAFSQSFVDVRERSKGLSSSRALMNLHNNEAGRKAILNNMRVECKCHGVSGSCEVKTCWKAMPPFRKVGNVIKEKFDGATEVEQRRIGTTKVLVPKNSQFKPHTDEDLVYLDPSPDFCDHDPKNGVLGTAGRHCNKTSKAIDGCELMCCGRGFHTEEVEVVDRCSCKFHWCCYVKCKQCRKMVEMHTCR